The Juglans microcarpa x Juglans regia isolate MS1-56 chromosome 8S, Jm3101_v1.0, whole genome shotgun sequence genome has a window encoding:
- the LOC121244100 gene encoding disease resistance protein RUN1-like isoform X9 yields the protein MAFSLPSSSSASFSSNLKWSYDIFLSFRGIDTRNTFVAHLYPALCQRGIKTYIDDKDLERGETISPTLLKAIEESMISIIVLSSNYASSTWCLEELMKILEFKKTKQQIVLPVFYHVNPSEIRNLRGGFGEALAKHQERFKEDPKVQRWKESLQEVADLAGEHLEDGDEYEFMHKIIEWVDSKIIKYTYELDIAEYPIGLESRLKDLNTNLEIGTNDITLMIGIYGIGGIGKSTIAKALFNSIGHQFEARCFLANVRQISSREEGLVKLQEKLLYDLLGNFGSFNIGGHVGGTNVIKHRLCSKRVLIILDDVNELNQLKELAGNHNWFGPGSRIVITTRDQHLLTSHQVDSTYEVQGLDNNQATQLFSWHALKREKPVESHVKLTTCIIGYAKGLPLALTVLGSYLLGRSIQEWESALKKYERSLHKDIYEILKISYDGLDGNEKNIFLDIACFFSGKSVEYVTKILDSCHFSSSIGIARLKDKCLININRYQSVDMHDLLQEMGKEIVRQESPKEAGKRSRLLFHEDVRHVLEENTGTNKIEAILLDFPEGHDEMICLHSKAFMKMRNLRLFINRNAQFSARPKYLSNVIRVLDWPKYPSSYLPSNFRGNNLVEFRMPNSLIKELGGLKLKNLRVMNLSDCKFLTKIPDLSSSPNLKTLDLEYCCKYTSHHVHLPSSIRKPIKIFQLQSLRSFEVLEGCSQPINIRQVPPQA from the exons ATGGCATTCAGTTTACCCTCTTCTTCGTCCGCCTCTTTTTCTTCCAATCTTAAATGGTCTTACGATATATTCTTGAGTTTTAGAGGAATAGATACTCGCAATACTTTTGTTGCTCATCTATACCCTGCTCTATGTCAAAGGGGAATCAAAACCTACATAGATGACAAAGATCTTGAAAGAGGAGAGACAATTTCACCTACACTTCTCAAAGCCATAGAGGAGTCAATGATTTCTATCATTGTATTATCTTCAAACTATGCATCATCTACATGGTGCTTGGAGGAGCTAATGAAGATCCTTGAgtttaagaaaacaaaacaacaaattgtttTACCAGTGTTTTACCATGTAAATCCATCAGAAATACGAAATTTGAGAGGAGGTTTTGGAGAAGCATTGGCTAAACATCAGGAGAGGTTCAAGGAGGACCCGAAGGTGCAAAGGTGGAAGGAAAGCCTACAAGAGGTTGCCGATTTGGCTGGAGAACATTTGGAAGACGG GGATGAATAtgaatttatgcataaaatcatTGAATGGGTAGACtcgaaaataattaaatatacataCGAGTTAGACATTGCTGAGTATCCAATTGGACTAGAGTCTCGTCTAAAAGACTTGAATACTAATTTAGAAATTGGAACGAATGACATTACTCTCATGATAGGGATTTATGGAATTGGTGGAATTGGTAAATCAACTATCGCCAAAGCATTGTTTAACTCAATTGGACATCAATTTGAAGCTAGATGTTTTCTAGCAAATGTTAGACAGATTTCAAGTCGAGAGGAGGGTCTGGTCAAACTACAAGAGAAACTTCTTTATGATCTCTTAGGAAACTTTGGAAGTTTTAATATTGGCGGTCATGTTGGAGGTACTAATGTTATAAAGCATAGACTTTGCTCTAAAAGGGTACTTATAATTCTTGATGATGTGAATGAGTTGAACCAATTAAAAGAACTAGCTGGAAATCATAATTGGTTCGGTCCAGGAAGTAGAATAGTAATCACAACAAGAGATCAACATCTATTAACTTCTCATCAGGTTGATTCAACGTATGAAGTGCAGGGATTGGACAACAACCAAGCTACTCAACTATTTAGTTGGCATGCATTGAAAAGAGAGAAGCCAGTTGAAAGTCATGTAAAACTCACAACATGTATAATAGGTTATGCTAAGGGCCTTCCACTAGCTCTTACAGTGCTTGGTTCATATTTGCTTGGTAGAAGTATACAAGAATGGGAGAGTGCATTGAAAAAGTATGAAAGAAGTCTTCACAAGGATATTTatgaaattcttaaaataagcTATGACGGGCTAGATGGTAATGAAAAGAATATTTTCCTTGACATTGCATGTTTCTTCAGTGGGAAGTCTGTTGAATATGTCACGAAAATACTAGACAGTTGTCATTTTTCGTCATCTATTGGCATTGCAAGGCTTAAAGATAAGTGTCTCATCAATATTAATCGTTATCAAAGTGTGGACATGCATGACTTATTGCAAGAAATGGGTAAAGAGATTGTTCGACAAGAATCGCCTAAAGAAGCTGGCAAGCGTAGTAGATTGTTGTTTCATGAAGATGTTCGCCATGTATTAGAAGAAAATACG GGAACAAACAAAATTGAAGCTATTTTGTTAGATTTTCCTGAAGGccatgatgagatgatatgctTGCATTCCAAGGCATTTATGAAGATGAGGAATCTTCGATTGTTTATAAACCGGAATGCACAATTTTCTGCAAGACCGAAGTATCTCTCTAATGTGATAAGAGTGCTTGATTGGCCTAAATATCCCTCGTCATATTTGCCTTCTAATTTTCGTGGAAATAATCTCGTTGAATTTCGAATGCCTAATAGCCTCATCAAGGAGTTAGGCGGCCTAAAATTAAAG AACTTGAGAGTTATGAATTTAAGCGATTGTAAGTTCTTAACAAAAATTCCTGATCTTTCAAGTAGCCCAAATTTAAAGACGTTGGATCTTGAATATT GCTGCAAATACACAAGCCACCATGTGCATCTCCCATCTAGCATTagaaaaccaataaaaattTTTCAGTTGCAAAGTCTACGTTCGTTCGAAGTACTCGAAGGCTGTTCACAACCAATAAACATTAGACAG GTTCCTCCTCAAGCATGA
- the LOC121244100 gene encoding disease resistance protein RPV1-like isoform X5, with the protein MAFSLPSSSSASFSSNLKWSYDIFLSFRGIDTRNTFVAHLYPALCQRGIKTYIDDKDLERGETISPTLLKAIEESMISIIVLSSNYASSTWCLEELMKILEFKKTKQQIVLPVFYHVNPSEIRNLRGGFGEALAKHQERFKEDPKVQRWKESLQEVADLAGEHLEDGDEYEFMHKIIEWVDSKIIKYTYELDIAEYPIGLESRLKDLNTNLEIGTNDITLMIGIYGIGGIGKSTIAKALFNSIGHQFEARCFLANVRQISSREEGLVKLQEKLLYDLLGNFGSFNIGGHVGGTNVIKHRLCSKRVLIILDDVNELNQLKELAGNHNWFGPGSRIVITTRDQHLLTSHQVDSTYEVQGLDNNQATQLFSWHALKREKPVESHVKLTTCIIGYAKGLPLALTVLGSYLLGRSIQEWESALKKYERSLHKDIYEILKISYDGLDGNEKNIFLDIACFFSGKSVEYVTKILDSCHFSSSIGIARLKDKCLININRYQSVDMHDLLQEMGKEIVRQESPKEAGKRSRLLFHEDVRHVLEENTGTNKIEAILLDFPEGHDEMICLHSKAFMKMRNLRLFINRNAQFSARPKYLSNVIRVLDWPKYPSSYLPSNFRGNNLVEFRMPNSLIKELGGLKLKNLRVMNLSDCKFLTKIPDLSSSPNLKTLDLEYCKNLVEVHHSVGFLDKLCWFSAIGCCKLRIVPKRFKLRSLSFLSLRNCSSLEDFPEFEICETEFLHDLHVRRTIGELTRLSVFYATGCKYTSHHVHLPSSIRKPIKIFQLQSLRSFEVLEGCSQPINIRQVEEDGTQSMPYVVSTYEECEIASTTAELTPTNSSIFNDAGSSSSMIWKSLQDLSLQFCCLSKSNFFTNGNYFPALVELDLSESDIVIFPAQSVRFDRLRDLCLNNCEKLEEILPLPLSIESVEARECASLESFALLSEILIRNNGTNFSNFLRIDLYGCHKLLANMRPIPSWEERHSKEQNWAYPIKVRDTSIIFPGERIPSWFSYRKEAHDK; encoded by the exons ATGGCATTCAGTTTACCCTCTTCTTCGTCCGCCTCTTTTTCTTCCAATCTTAAATGGTCTTACGATATATTCTTGAGTTTTAGAGGAATAGATACTCGCAATACTTTTGTTGCTCATCTATACCCTGCTCTATGTCAAAGGGGAATCAAAACCTACATAGATGACAAAGATCTTGAAAGAGGAGAGACAATTTCACCTACACTTCTCAAAGCCATAGAGGAGTCAATGATTTCTATCATTGTATTATCTTCAAACTATGCATCATCTACATGGTGCTTGGAGGAGCTAATGAAGATCCTTGAgtttaagaaaacaaaacaacaaattgtttTACCAGTGTTTTACCATGTAAATCCATCAGAAATACGAAATTTGAGAGGAGGTTTTGGAGAAGCATTGGCTAAACATCAGGAGAGGTTCAAGGAGGACCCGAAGGTGCAAAGGTGGAAGGAAAGCCTACAAGAGGTTGCCGATTTGGCTGGAGAACATTTGGAAGACGG GGATGAATAtgaatttatgcataaaatcatTGAATGGGTAGACtcgaaaataattaaatatacataCGAGTTAGACATTGCTGAGTATCCAATTGGACTAGAGTCTCGTCTAAAAGACTTGAATACTAATTTAGAAATTGGAACGAATGACATTACTCTCATGATAGGGATTTATGGAATTGGTGGAATTGGTAAATCAACTATCGCCAAAGCATTGTTTAACTCAATTGGACATCAATTTGAAGCTAGATGTTTTCTAGCAAATGTTAGACAGATTTCAAGTCGAGAGGAGGGTCTGGTCAAACTACAAGAGAAACTTCTTTATGATCTCTTAGGAAACTTTGGAAGTTTTAATATTGGCGGTCATGTTGGAGGTACTAATGTTATAAAGCATAGACTTTGCTCTAAAAGGGTACTTATAATTCTTGATGATGTGAATGAGTTGAACCAATTAAAAGAACTAGCTGGAAATCATAATTGGTTCGGTCCAGGAAGTAGAATAGTAATCACAACAAGAGATCAACATCTATTAACTTCTCATCAGGTTGATTCAACGTATGAAGTGCAGGGATTGGACAACAACCAAGCTACTCAACTATTTAGTTGGCATGCATTGAAAAGAGAGAAGCCAGTTGAAAGTCATGTAAAACTCACAACATGTATAATAGGTTATGCTAAGGGCCTTCCACTAGCTCTTACAGTGCTTGGTTCATATTTGCTTGGTAGAAGTATACAAGAATGGGAGAGTGCATTGAAAAAGTATGAAAGAAGTCTTCACAAGGATATTTatgaaattcttaaaataagcTATGACGGGCTAGATGGTAATGAAAAGAATATTTTCCTTGACATTGCATGTTTCTTCAGTGGGAAGTCTGTTGAATATGTCACGAAAATACTAGACAGTTGTCATTTTTCGTCATCTATTGGCATTGCAAGGCTTAAAGATAAGTGTCTCATCAATATTAATCGTTATCAAAGTGTGGACATGCATGACTTATTGCAAGAAATGGGTAAAGAGATTGTTCGACAAGAATCGCCTAAAGAAGCTGGCAAGCGTAGTAGATTGTTGTTTCATGAAGATGTTCGCCATGTATTAGAAGAAAATACG GGAACAAACAAAATTGAAGCTATTTTGTTAGATTTTCCTGAAGGccatgatgagatgatatgctTGCATTCCAAGGCATTTATGAAGATGAGGAATCTTCGATTGTTTATAAACCGGAATGCACAATTTTCTGCAAGACCGAAGTATCTCTCTAATGTGATAAGAGTGCTTGATTGGCCTAAATATCCCTCGTCATATTTGCCTTCTAATTTTCGTGGAAATAATCTCGTTGAATTTCGAATGCCTAATAGCCTCATCAAGGAGTTAGGCGGCCTAAAATTAAAG AACTTGAGAGTTATGAATTTAAGCGATTGTAAGTTCTTAACAAAAATTCCTGATCTTTCAAGTAGCCCAAATTTAAAGACGTTGGATCTTGAATATTGTAAGAACTTAGTTGAGGTTCATCATTCCGTTGGATTCCTTGATAAGCTTtgttggttttctgctattggaTGCTGCAAGCTTAGGATTGTACCGAAAAGATTCAAGTTGAGGTCTCTAAGTTTTCTTTCACTTCGTAATTGCTCGAGTCTCGAAGACTTTCCAGAGTTTGAAATATGTGAAACGGAATTTTTACATGATTTACATGTTCGTAGAACAATTGGCGAACTTACTCGGCTTTCGGTATTCTATGCAACAGGCTGCAAATACACAAGCCACCATGTGCATCTCCCATCTAGCATTagaaaaccaataaaaattTTTCAGTTGCAAAGTCTACGTTCGTTCGAAGTACTCGAAGGCTGTTCACAACCAATAAACATTAGACAGGTGGAAGAGGATGGTACACAATCCATGCCATATGTTGTGTCTACATACGAAGAATGTGAAATTGCATCAACTACTGCAGAATTGACTCCGACAAATTCAAGCATTTTTAATGATGCAGGTTCCTCCTCAAGCATGATTTGGAAATCACTACAAGATTTAAGTCTTCAATTCTGTTGCCtgtcaaaatcaaatttcttcacGAATGGTAATTACTTTCCCGCATTGGTTGAGTTAGATCTAAGTGAGAGTGATATTGTTATCTTTCCAGCTCAAAGCGTCAGATTTGATAGGTTGCGAGACCTTTGTTTGAACAATTGCgagaaacttgaagaaattttaCCTCTTCCATTGAGTATAGAAAGTGTTGAAGCTCGTGAATGCGCGTCATTGGAAAGTTTTGCACTGCTATCTGAAATACTTATTAGAAACAATGGAACGAATTTTTCTAACTTCCTAAGGATTGACTTGTACGGATGCCACAAACTGCTTGCAAATATGAGGCCGATTCCTTCATGGGAAGAG AGACATTCTAAAGAACAAAATTGGGCATACCCAATTAAAGTAAGAGATACTAGCATTATATTTCCAGGAGAGAGGATTCCAAGCTGGTTTAGCTATCGCAAGGAGGCCCATGATA aataa
- the LOC121244100 gene encoding disease resistance protein RUN1-like isoform X3, which produces MAFSLPSSSSASFSSNLKWSYDIFLSFRGIDTRNTFVAHLYPALCQRGIKTYIDDKDLERGETISPTLLKAIEESMISIIVLSSNYASSTWCLEELMKILEFKKTKQQIVLPVFYHVNPSEIRNLRGGFGEALAKHQERFKEDPKVQRWKESLQEVADLAGEHLEDGDEYEFMHKIIEWVDSKIIKYTYELDIAEYPIGLESRLKDLNTNLEIGTNDITLMIGIYGIGGIGKSTIAKALFNSIGHQFEARCFLANVRQISSREEGLVKLQEKLLYDLLGNFGSFNIGGHVGGTNVIKHRLCSKRVLIILDDVNELNQLKELAGNHNWFGPGSRIVITTRDQHLLTSHQVDSTYEVQGLDNNQATQLFSWHALKREKPVESHVKLTTCIIGYAKGLPLALTVLGSYLLGRSIQEWESALKKYERSLHKDIYEILKISYDGLDGNEKNIFLDIACFFSGKSVEYVTKILDSCHFSSSIGIARLKDKCLININRYQSVDMHDLLQEMGKEIVRQESPKEAGKRSRLLFHEDVRHVLEENTGTNKIEAILLDFPEGHDEMICLHSKAFMKMRNLRLFINRNAQFSARPKYLSNVIRVLDWPKYPSSYLPSNFRGNNLVEFRMPNSLIKELGGLKLKNLRVMNLSDCKFLTKIPDLSSSPNLKTLDLEYCKNLVEVHHSVGFLDKLCWFSAIGCCKLRIVPKRFKLRSLSFLSLRNCSSLEDFPEFEICETEFLHDLHVRRTIGELTRLSVFYATGCKYTSHHVHLPSSIRKPIKIFQLQSLRSFEVLEGCSQPINIRQVEEDGSSSSMIWKSLQDLSLQFCCLSKSNFFTNGNYFPALVELDLSESDIVIFPAQSVRFDRLRDLCLNNCEKLEEILPLPLSIESVEARECASLESFALLSEILIRNNGTNFSNFLRIDLYGCHKLLANMRPIPSWEERHSKEQNWAYPIKVRDTSIIFPGERIPSWFSYRKEAHDSNMCEIDINGPHHWNGIDEIVLYVVFGFRVGITNPEEEEAYISVIIHDGSDWKYLLYSNPVMTFSWTDSDHVSMHWMGYGKQVDVSRFRFECNELMVLRRVGIHFLRSLDL; this is translated from the exons ATGGCATTCAGTTTACCCTCTTCTTCGTCCGCCTCTTTTTCTTCCAATCTTAAATGGTCTTACGATATATTCTTGAGTTTTAGAGGAATAGATACTCGCAATACTTTTGTTGCTCATCTATACCCTGCTCTATGTCAAAGGGGAATCAAAACCTACATAGATGACAAAGATCTTGAAAGAGGAGAGACAATTTCACCTACACTTCTCAAAGCCATAGAGGAGTCAATGATTTCTATCATTGTATTATCTTCAAACTATGCATCATCTACATGGTGCTTGGAGGAGCTAATGAAGATCCTTGAgtttaagaaaacaaaacaacaaattgtttTACCAGTGTTTTACCATGTAAATCCATCAGAAATACGAAATTTGAGAGGAGGTTTTGGAGAAGCATTGGCTAAACATCAGGAGAGGTTCAAGGAGGACCCGAAGGTGCAAAGGTGGAAGGAAAGCCTACAAGAGGTTGCCGATTTGGCTGGAGAACATTTGGAAGACGG GGATGAATAtgaatttatgcataaaatcatTGAATGGGTAGACtcgaaaataattaaatatacataCGAGTTAGACATTGCTGAGTATCCAATTGGACTAGAGTCTCGTCTAAAAGACTTGAATACTAATTTAGAAATTGGAACGAATGACATTACTCTCATGATAGGGATTTATGGAATTGGTGGAATTGGTAAATCAACTATCGCCAAAGCATTGTTTAACTCAATTGGACATCAATTTGAAGCTAGATGTTTTCTAGCAAATGTTAGACAGATTTCAAGTCGAGAGGAGGGTCTGGTCAAACTACAAGAGAAACTTCTTTATGATCTCTTAGGAAACTTTGGAAGTTTTAATATTGGCGGTCATGTTGGAGGTACTAATGTTATAAAGCATAGACTTTGCTCTAAAAGGGTACTTATAATTCTTGATGATGTGAATGAGTTGAACCAATTAAAAGAACTAGCTGGAAATCATAATTGGTTCGGTCCAGGAAGTAGAATAGTAATCACAACAAGAGATCAACATCTATTAACTTCTCATCAGGTTGATTCAACGTATGAAGTGCAGGGATTGGACAACAACCAAGCTACTCAACTATTTAGTTGGCATGCATTGAAAAGAGAGAAGCCAGTTGAAAGTCATGTAAAACTCACAACATGTATAATAGGTTATGCTAAGGGCCTTCCACTAGCTCTTACAGTGCTTGGTTCATATTTGCTTGGTAGAAGTATACAAGAATGGGAGAGTGCATTGAAAAAGTATGAAAGAAGTCTTCACAAGGATATTTatgaaattcttaaaataagcTATGACGGGCTAGATGGTAATGAAAAGAATATTTTCCTTGACATTGCATGTTTCTTCAGTGGGAAGTCTGTTGAATATGTCACGAAAATACTAGACAGTTGTCATTTTTCGTCATCTATTGGCATTGCAAGGCTTAAAGATAAGTGTCTCATCAATATTAATCGTTATCAAAGTGTGGACATGCATGACTTATTGCAAGAAATGGGTAAAGAGATTGTTCGACAAGAATCGCCTAAAGAAGCTGGCAAGCGTAGTAGATTGTTGTTTCATGAAGATGTTCGCCATGTATTAGAAGAAAATACG GGAACAAACAAAATTGAAGCTATTTTGTTAGATTTTCCTGAAGGccatgatgagatgatatgctTGCATTCCAAGGCATTTATGAAGATGAGGAATCTTCGATTGTTTATAAACCGGAATGCACAATTTTCTGCAAGACCGAAGTATCTCTCTAATGTGATAAGAGTGCTTGATTGGCCTAAATATCCCTCGTCATATTTGCCTTCTAATTTTCGTGGAAATAATCTCGTTGAATTTCGAATGCCTAATAGCCTCATCAAGGAGTTAGGCGGCCTAAAATTAAAG AACTTGAGAGTTATGAATTTAAGCGATTGTAAGTTCTTAACAAAAATTCCTGATCTTTCAAGTAGCCCAAATTTAAAGACGTTGGATCTTGAATATTGTAAGAACTTAGTTGAGGTTCATCATTCCGTTGGATTCCTTGATAAGCTTtgttggttttctgctattggaTGCTGCAAGCTTAGGATTGTACCGAAAAGATTCAAGTTGAGGTCTCTAAGTTTTCTTTCACTTCGTAATTGCTCGAGTCTCGAAGACTTTCCAGAGTTTGAAATATGTGAAACGGAATTTTTACATGATTTACATGTTCGTAGAACAATTGGCGAACTTACTCGGCTTTCGGTATTCTATGCAACAGGCTGCAAATACACAAGCCACCATGTGCATCTCCCATCTAGCATTagaaaaccaataaaaattTTTCAGTTGCAAAGTCTACGTTCGTTCGAAGTACTCGAAGGCTGTTCACAACCAATAAACATTAGACAGGTGGAAGAGGATG GTTCCTCCTCAAGCATGATTTGGAAATCACTACAAGATTTAAGTCTTCAATTCTGTTGCCtgtcaaaatcaaatttcttcacGAATGGTAATTACTTTCCCGCATTGGTTGAGTTAGATCTAAGTGAGAGTGATATTGTTATCTTTCCAGCTCAAAGCGTCAGATTTGATAGGTTGCGAGACCTTTGTTTGAACAATTGCgagaaacttgaagaaattttaCCTCTTCCATTGAGTATAGAAAGTGTTGAAGCTCGTGAATGCGCGTCATTGGAAAGTTTTGCACTGCTATCTGAAATACTTATTAGAAACAATGGAACGAATTTTTCTAACTTCCTAAGGATTGACTTGTACGGATGCCACAAACTGCTTGCAAATATGAGGCCGATTCCTTCATGGGAAGAG AGACATTCTAAAGAACAAAATTGGGCATACCCAATTAAAGTAAGAGATACTAGCATTATATTTCCAGGAGAGAGGATTCCAAGCTGGTTTAGCTATCGCAAGGAGGCCCATGATAGTAATATGTGTGAAATAGATATTAATGGACCACATCATTGGAATGGCATAGATGAAATTGTTTTATATGTTGTTTTTGGATTTAGAGTTGGGATCACTAACCCAGAAGAGGAGGAGGCTTATATTAGTGTTATAATCCATGATGGCTCTGATTGGAAGTACTTGTTATATAGTAATCCAGTTATGACATTTTCTTGGACGGACTCAGACCATGTATCGATGCATTGGATGGGTTACGGTAAACAAGTGGACGTTTCAAGGTTTAGATTTGAATGTAACGAGCTCATGGTATTAAGAAGGGTTGGGATCCATTTCCTAAGGTCTTTGGATttatag
- the LOC121244100 gene encoding disease resistance protein RPV1-like isoform X8: MAFSLPSSSSASFSSNLKWSYDIFLSFRGIDTRNTFVAHLYPALCQRGIKTYIDDKDLERGETISPTLLKAIEESMISIIVLSSNYASSTWCLEELMKILEFKKTKQQIVLPVFYHVNPSEIRNLRGGFGEALAKHQERFKEDPKVQRWKESLQEVADLAGEHLEDGDEYEFMHKIIEWVDSKIIKYTYELDIAEYPIGLESRLKDLNTNLEIGTNDITLMIGIYGIGGIGKSTIAKALFNSIGHQFEARCFLANVRQISSREEGLVKLQEKLLYDLLGNFGSFNIGGHVGGTNVIKHRLCSKRVLIILDDVNELNQLKELAGNHNWFGPGSRIVITTRDQHLLTSHQVDSTYEVQGLDNNQATQLFSWHALKREKPVESHVKLTTCIIGYAKGLPLALTVLGSYLLGRSIQEWESALKKYERSLHKDIYEILKISYDGLDGNEKNIFLDIACFFSGKSVEYVTKILDSCHFSSSIGIARLKDKCLININRYQSVDMHDLLQEMGKEIVRQESPKEAGKRSRLLFHEDVRHVLEENTGTNKIEAILLDFPEGHDEMICLHSKAFMKMRNLRLFINRNAQFSARPKYLSNVIRVLDWPKYPSSYLPSNFRGNNLVEFRMPNSLIKELGGLKLKNLRVMNLSDCKFLTKIPDLSSSPNLKTLDLEYCKNLVEVHHSVGFLDKLCWFSAIGCCKLRIVPKRFKLRSLSFLSLRNCSSLEDFPEFEICETEFLHDLHVRRTIGELTRLSVFYATGCKYTSHHVHLPSSIRKPIKIFQLQSLRSFEVLEGCSQPINIRQVPPQA; the protein is encoded by the exons ATGGCATTCAGTTTACCCTCTTCTTCGTCCGCCTCTTTTTCTTCCAATCTTAAATGGTCTTACGATATATTCTTGAGTTTTAGAGGAATAGATACTCGCAATACTTTTGTTGCTCATCTATACCCTGCTCTATGTCAAAGGGGAATCAAAACCTACATAGATGACAAAGATCTTGAAAGAGGAGAGACAATTTCACCTACACTTCTCAAAGCCATAGAGGAGTCAATGATTTCTATCATTGTATTATCTTCAAACTATGCATCATCTACATGGTGCTTGGAGGAGCTAATGAAGATCCTTGAgtttaagaaaacaaaacaacaaattgtttTACCAGTGTTTTACCATGTAAATCCATCAGAAATACGAAATTTGAGAGGAGGTTTTGGAGAAGCATTGGCTAAACATCAGGAGAGGTTCAAGGAGGACCCGAAGGTGCAAAGGTGGAAGGAAAGCCTACAAGAGGTTGCCGATTTGGCTGGAGAACATTTGGAAGACGG GGATGAATAtgaatttatgcataaaatcatTGAATGGGTAGACtcgaaaataattaaatatacataCGAGTTAGACATTGCTGAGTATCCAATTGGACTAGAGTCTCGTCTAAAAGACTTGAATACTAATTTAGAAATTGGAACGAATGACATTACTCTCATGATAGGGATTTATGGAATTGGTGGAATTGGTAAATCAACTATCGCCAAAGCATTGTTTAACTCAATTGGACATCAATTTGAAGCTAGATGTTTTCTAGCAAATGTTAGACAGATTTCAAGTCGAGAGGAGGGTCTGGTCAAACTACAAGAGAAACTTCTTTATGATCTCTTAGGAAACTTTGGAAGTTTTAATATTGGCGGTCATGTTGGAGGTACTAATGTTATAAAGCATAGACTTTGCTCTAAAAGGGTACTTATAATTCTTGATGATGTGAATGAGTTGAACCAATTAAAAGAACTAGCTGGAAATCATAATTGGTTCGGTCCAGGAAGTAGAATAGTAATCACAACAAGAGATCAACATCTATTAACTTCTCATCAGGTTGATTCAACGTATGAAGTGCAGGGATTGGACAACAACCAAGCTACTCAACTATTTAGTTGGCATGCATTGAAAAGAGAGAAGCCAGTTGAAAGTCATGTAAAACTCACAACATGTATAATAGGTTATGCTAAGGGCCTTCCACTAGCTCTTACAGTGCTTGGTTCATATTTGCTTGGTAGAAGTATACAAGAATGGGAGAGTGCATTGAAAAAGTATGAAAGAAGTCTTCACAAGGATATTTatgaaattcttaaaataagcTATGACGGGCTAGATGGTAATGAAAAGAATATTTTCCTTGACATTGCATGTTTCTTCAGTGGGAAGTCTGTTGAATATGTCACGAAAATACTAGACAGTTGTCATTTTTCGTCATCTATTGGCATTGCAAGGCTTAAAGATAAGTGTCTCATCAATATTAATCGTTATCAAAGTGTGGACATGCATGACTTATTGCAAGAAATGGGTAAAGAGATTGTTCGACAAGAATCGCCTAAAGAAGCTGGCAAGCGTAGTAGATTGTTGTTTCATGAAGATGTTCGCCATGTATTAGAAGAAAATACG GGAACAAACAAAATTGAAGCTATTTTGTTAGATTTTCCTGAAGGccatgatgagatgatatgctTGCATTCCAAGGCATTTATGAAGATGAGGAATCTTCGATTGTTTATAAACCGGAATGCACAATTTTCTGCAAGACCGAAGTATCTCTCTAATGTGATAAGAGTGCTTGATTGGCCTAAATATCCCTCGTCATATTTGCCTTCTAATTTTCGTGGAAATAATCTCGTTGAATTTCGAATGCCTAATAGCCTCATCAAGGAGTTAGGCGGCCTAAAATTAAAG AACTTGAGAGTTATGAATTTAAGCGATTGTAAGTTCTTAACAAAAATTCCTGATCTTTCAAGTAGCCCAAATTTAAAGACGTTGGATCTTGAATATTGTAAGAACTTAGTTGAGGTTCATCATTCCGTTGGATTCCTTGATAAGCTTtgttggttttctgctattggaTGCTGCAAGCTTAGGATTGTACCGAAAAGATTCAAGTTGAGGTCTCTAAGTTTTCTTTCACTTCGTAATTGCTCGAGTCTCGAAGACTTTCCAGAGTTTGAAATATGTGAAACGGAATTTTTACATGATTTACATGTTCGTAGAACAATTGGCGAACTTACTCGGCTTTCGGTATTCTATGCAACAGGCTGCAAATACACAAGCCACCATGTGCATCTCCCATCTAGCATTagaaaaccaataaaaattTTTCAGTTGCAAAGTCTACGTTCGTTCGAAGTACTCGAAGGCTGTTCACAACCAATAAACATTAGACAG GTTCCTCCTCAAGCATGA